The region AAGCAAGTGATATACAAAGTGGAGCAAGAATTAACACCATGGAAGAGGAGGAATACAACGTTTTGTGGTACGTGACATATCCGATGAAATGTAGTGCAGCCAGGTACTACGTATTTTAAATTTTGCATGAGGGCCGCCGCCCACATACCACGTCCCCGATCCTCGCGAGAGGTATCACTCCTATCCCCTCGCCGTCTCACCTTCCTCCTGCGCATTACTTTTTTTTGGCTCACTTGCAGTTGTTTTGGTTCATCATTGGTCTAAAAAAAGTACTACATTGTTACTGATGAGAAAACTTCTGTGATATTGTGAGGCGAAGTATTTAACTAGTAAGTGTCTGATGCCCTGATGTCTTACTTTAAGTCCATGTTACACGCAGTAGTAGGACTTCATAATAGGATGGGAGCAACCTGCATCTTTGGAATGTACTGAACTAATTTGATGAAAAATAACTACGTACTTTTGAACTGAATACGCTACAGCAACTGTCGTCAGCATTGACTACGCCACTGTCAAATGCATGTTTGTTTATTCATAATGATTTCTTAATCCCTTTAGTTAGAAGAATCAAAAGCAGTTAAGCACCTAAGCTCGTAATTCTGCATTTTTCATTGTAGTCCCTTTTTTATCAGATTGCGCAATGTCAATGGTCTCTGTACTCTGAAGAGTCAAGAGTACATTGTTACTAACTAACAAGGCTCTGTTATGCACTTATGCTTCGAGGCGAAGAAGTATTTACCTATTGAGTTGTTGATCATTTATTTTGACTTAGACTCTACATGCAACCATTTCATACCATTTAGCTGCATTAACTTGGGCATAATATAGCATCTTCCGTTCAattttcttttcctgttttttgCGAGCTTTAAAACCTTGAGATACTCATCGGTGCATATCTGAAAATTCAGGTACTACACAAAGTGGAATTTGCGCCGGTGTCAAGAGAACAAGTACAGGTTCCTCATGTCATGCCTATAAGTTTCACTCCGAATAATAAAGTGTCCTCAAGGGTCGTACTAAAAAAAGAACTACATCAGCAAGTTGATTCAATAATCCATCCTCTGTTTTGCCCCTCGTTGGTTAGTTATTCAGTTATGGGCCGGGGTGGGAGTGGGAGTATTGATGGCTGTTTGTTCTTCacaaagttttgggtgaaagagcaAATTGGCAGCAATTAGTGAGATCCTACTGGTGGTGGTTTGCGAGTACACGTGAATAGGAAATCAGATGAGATCAAATCTCATGATTCCATCTCGTCCCGGTCCTCGGCGGACGGGGTGTCAGGGTGAGTTGTTCGTTTGTTCGGCCCTCATTTCGTGGTGTTCATGAAATGTGCAACACATGTACCATGAAGGGGGTTATTTAGTTTCATTTTCTCGAAATATACCATACTCTCTCCATATCAAAATATATTCTAAAATATAAGGCATTTTTTATTGTTCATAAATCTCTCATAGAATATTTAGTCCATGGTTACAAATCATAATATACGAAAGTGAGTTTGAATATGGATATAAGAGTGTCTATTTTATGTACTTTAAATTATGCTTTATTTGACTAATTATAGGTCAAAGATTATTAACAGCGACTAACACAAATACTGGCATTGCACTACGTGCATATcaacatttaaaaaatattaagtGATAATGTACATTATTATGATTCTTAACAGAGGAATGAGTGTGAAGCTCAAGACCCCATTTAATGGAGCCGTCTATGATGCATGCGATGAGGtcttattattgatgatgccatgtaCTACATTTTGTTTGCATAATCCATCACCTAGCATGTATTTGTTATAACCGAGCACCGCAACGAATCTGTTATTTACCTTAGGAGGGTAAGAAAAAACACAATCAATGATATTATACATAATTCTAGACATTGTTTTAGAGTATGTTCTGAAGTATATTTTTCTTTCAGTAAATGTTGGAAATGTCTATGTACTTTTTTCTCCCAATATGTTATGGTCATCTTCCTGCTATGCATATGAATTTCATGGCCAACTTAGCAGCTGGTGGTTGGTGATCCTTTCTACTTCCTCGCCGGCTCGATAAATCTCCCGGTTTCCTTCTCCTACCACTCTTCCTCCCTTGTGCTCTGTAACTTGGCCATTGATGTGGATGTTAGTAATTAGATGGTgatatttgttttatagaaatactTATTTTTTTGCGGGTGTTTAGAAATACTTGTTAGTTGCACAGATGGATCCTGCAAGGAATAATTTTACAATGGAAATGCATATCTATTGAATTGATGACTAAACAAGTTTGCGGGCACATCTATGAAAATACAGGCAAATACAGACATAGATTTAAGGGTTCTCATTCATTTAAATCTTAATGTTGAGAGAAGCCGATCTCTGGATATGAGTATTTTCTTCCCTGTTTGTGTGATTGTTTAATTGAATGGATAACTGTGTCTCCTGAATATTGTTCCATGTAATTGTTTTAAATCTACCGAATTAGTTATCTAAATCAGTTGATATTTTGCAAAGCTTCAAGCTTTAGTTTTTGCACTTCATGACATCAATTGTTTGTGCAGATTCAAGATTTATTTCTGTACATAGCAGTGATTAGTGGATTACTGTCACACGCTCCTGTTGTCATCCATGTCTCCTCAGGTGCCTTAGGTTTGTGATGCGAAAGTTGTCTTACATATGTaaattgttctgtttttctttCGCCAAAACATTAATAAGCCCACGATACATTTTGCTTCTTTTTTATCTGATGTCCATTTGTAGACTAAGTGCTTTATTTATGATAGTGAATTTCTGGCGTACATGTGAATATCTCATGTATATACAATCAGTACACTCATGACTCTATGAGGACAGTTTTCAGCAAGCGGTGCTCCCCGAATGTTGCGTTGAACTACGTCGTTGCGTGGCTTGCAACCTTCTCCTATGAAGCCCGTATGCAAAATTGAAACTGTCATGTCCTAGGTGTTGTGCTCGACTATTCATTGTTGATCTTCATGAGGTCTTTTCCTCTAAAAAAAATGATGTATTCAATTTTTTTTCCATTGCATTATGTGTTTTAGAGTTTTCTACTGACACCAGGTTCATGGCATTGTAAAAGAAGTATTGATTCAAGATAAACCGAACCTTTTCTATTTACAATCAACTTATTATTGAAGGTTGCATCGATGATGTTATTATTGCTAAAATTAAGATGTGCATTACAAGTCTAAGCCATTGTCAAGCTTTGTGtaccttgtactccctccgtccgaaaatacttgtcatcaacatggataaaaggagatgtatctagaactacaatacgtctagatgcatccccttttatccattttgatgacaagtatttccggacgaagggagtactatttACTCATGAACGGTATATATCCGGTCATAATTCTTTGGTGGCGAGCGATACGGCTGGCTAAAGACACGAAGATTGCTGAGAAGGAAAGAAGTGGAATAGAGTTTCTATTTGTTGATGTATGATGGAGAACAGATGCCACCATGCTTATAATATTTATTGTTATTATTCTATGGCAATGCACAAGCATTCGACATGTGCCCGTAGCAACGCACAACATTCTATTAGTCTAGATGAGTTTTAGACACATCCAACAGATTAGTACAAAGTCACCCGCAAAAAAGAACAAAACAGAAAACAACAAAGTGTCGTGTTTCCAATCAAAATTTTGAGCATGTTAATTATAGTTTACTCGATGCTTCTCAGTGGATATGCTTGGTCTCGATCGAAGGTAAACGTCAAGGGAGGCTGCCAGCCTGCAGCCCCACTACTCCCGTACGTACGTCCGCTACACCCGATTCGCATGCAAAACAATCGACGCCCATTGTTCGTATCGCCCCAATTCGTTGGTTAACCGGGCATCGCATTCACAAAGCTGGAGCAACTACTGCCCGTCAGAAAAAAGCTGGAGCAACTACTGGGCACGGTGACTGGAGCCTAGCACGTAGGATAGTACATATGCTCCCACACGAACAACATCTCAAGCAAGAAAGCAATGGAAGCCACAAGGCTATCCTTGCTCTCTCTTCTTCCGTTCCTTCTCCTCGCGATCGCTGCCGTGGCAACCGGTGGCGAGCTCAGCACGTTCATCGTCCACGTGCAAGCAGAGGAGAACCGCGTGTTTGTCACCGCGGACGACCGGAAGGCGTGGTACCACTCATTCCTCCCCGACCATGGCCGGCTCGTGCACGCGTACCACCACGTCGCGAGCGGGTTCGCGGCCCGGCTGACGCGGCGGGAGCTCGAGGAGTTGTCCGCCATGCCCGGGTTCCTCAGCGCGACCCGTGCCCGGACCTACACGACGCTGACGACCCACACGCCCGAGTTCCTGGGGCTGAACGTGGAGCAGGGGCGGCGGAACTACACGTCGGAGTTCGGCGCCGGGGTCATCGTCGGCCTGATCGACACCGGCATCTTCCCGGACCACCCGTCCTTCAGCGACGAGggcatggcgccgccgccggccaaGTGGAAGGGGCGCTGCGACTTCAGCGGCACCTCGTGCAACAATAAGCTCATCGGGGCGCGCAACTTCGTCGCCTCCTTCAACGgcccgaacggcacctccgcgcggGTGCCGCCGGTCGATGAGTTTGGGCACGGCACCCACACCGCAAGCACCGCCGCTGGAGCAGTCGTGCCGGGCGCAAACGTGCTCGGCAACGCATGGGGCACCGCCGCCGGGATGGCGGTCCGTGCGCACATCGCCATGTACAAGGTGTGCTACGGAAAAGTCGTAGTAGGGTGCGAGGATGCCGACATACTGGCTGGGATTGACGCCGCCGTGGGCGACGGCTGCGACGTCCTCTCCATGTCTCTCGGCGGGCCGTCGGTGCCCTTTCACCTAGACCCTATGGCCATCGGGACGTTCGGCGCCATCGAGAAGGGCATTTTTGTGAGCATGGCTGCTGGCAACTCCGGCCCGGAAGAGAGCACTCTACAAAACGAGGCTCCGTGGATGCTCACTGTCGCCGCGAGTACCATGGACCGCTCGATTCGTTCGACGGTGCAGCTGGGGAACGGCGCGTATTTCCTCGGTGAGTCACTCTACCAGCCAGATGCAGGTTTCTACCCGTTGGTGTCCGCGGGCGCGAGCGGGAAACCATTCGCCGAGCTCTGCGGAAACGGCAGTCTAGACGGCTTCGATGTCAGGGGCAAGATAGTGCTGTGTGAGCTCACGCGAAACATCACGGTGCTCAACCAAGGTGAAGTGGTGGAGAGTGCCGGCGGCGTCGCCATGATCTTGGCGAGCCCGTTTTTCCGAGGGTACGACAAGTTAGCCCAGGCGAACATCCTCCCGGCGTCGAGCGTCGACTACCTCGCGGGCGCAGCCATCAAATCCTACCTCAGCTCCACGCCGAACCCGGTGGCGCGTATGGGCTTCATAGGTACATTACTCGGCACGTCACCTGCTCCGTCGATCGTGTTCTTCTCCTCTCGCGGGCCTAGCCGCCAGGGCACTGGCGTTCTGAAGCCCGACATCACGGGCCCCGGAGTGAACGTGCTCGCGGCATGGCCGTTTCAGGTCGGCCCACCGTGGGCGCCGGTTCTCCCTGGGCCGACCTTCAACATCATCTCCGGCACGTCCATGTCGACACCGCACCTCGCTGGCATCGCCgctttgatcaagagcaagcacctGGACTGGTCACCGGCGGCGATCAAGTCGGCCATGATGACGACGGCCGACATCACCGACCGCTCCAGCATTCCCATACTCAACGAGCAGCACGTGACGGCCAACCTCTTCGCCACCGGGGCCGGACACGTCAACCCAATGAAGGCCGCTGACCCTGGCCTAGTCTATGACATTACTCCCGAGGATTACATCGGCTACCTCTGTGGCATGTACACGAGCCAGCAGGTCTCGGTGGCCGCGCGCCGGCGGATCGATTGCTTAACCACCGTCGTGATCAGCGGCCGCCTGCTGAATTACCCGTCGATCTCGGTCGCTTTCCCGGCGTCCTGGAATTCGACGGCCCCGGTGGTCGTGGGGCGCAAGGTGAAGAACGTCGGGGAGGTGCCTTCGGTGTACTACGTGGCGATCGACATGCCGAGTAGCGCCGTAAGCGTGGACGTATACCCGAGGGAGCTGGAGTTCATCGAAGCAAACCAGGAGATGATCTTTTCGGTATATGTGTGGCCGAGGCAGAGTGGTGCAAGGGTGGTGCAAGGTGCTCTACGGTGGGTATCCGAGAAGCACACTGTGCGGAGCCCAATCTCCGTCACCTTTGCTTGATCACGGACTTGATTTCTCACATGATAGGTCGACATGGCTCAAGCAATAATCCTAGACGCACGGATTATTACGGAGCTGTTACGGGGTTTTCTCTCTAACTAATCTATCTCCCTCCTGATTTTCAGGCGGGGTGGGGCccatcctcctccctcctccaatcTCAAGCTCCCACGTTTGCTAGTCCGTGAATCCCGTAATTCTTCTCTCTGTGAGTCTAGCATTGCCGTGGCTCAAGTACGTTTATGTCTTTCGCACAACTTGCTCATTGTTAGTTTGTCTCGACTTAATTTTCAATAAATCAATTGCCTTAGAAGGGTGACTTTTTTCTTGAAAAAGGAGGATAACCCCGGACATCTACATAGTGACGCACACATTCATGTTTGAAGGGTTGGATGCGCTTTGCTGCGCCGTCGGTCTTGCTGGGTTTTCATAATTTTTTCACTCCCTCTATTTCAAAATATAAGATATATTgcttttttttagaaaagtccAAACTCTTTAAGTTTGAACAAATTTAAGAGAAACATATCAATATACATAATATCAAAtcgatatcattagattcatcacgaaATGAATTTTCATGTTTTATTCATTTAGTATTGTGGATATCGATATACTTATGCTCTGAACTTGGTCAGAGTTAAAGAAATATGTCTTTTcagaaaactaatacaccttaaatTTTAAAATTGAGGGAATATTTGGTTTGGCGGCTGAGGGAGATAATGgagtgtattttatttttatttataatgcCGTGTTTTGGTGGGTCTTTCATGGTATGATTCTGTGTTATCTATTAATCAACTCATACTTATGTGTGGAAATTTTCCGCGTCAATGGTTgcatttaaaacaaaacagaagctaGCCCACTCGCATAGACAGGGCTCCCCCGATCACTTCCTTCGATGGCCGTTCGATCGTGGTCAGCGTGGTCTTTTTTTCGTTCCTGCTCGTTGGATCTTCGGTGCGGATTGACTTGTGCATTTTCATCGTGTGGTAGATCCTGGCCGGGGAATGACGTGTGGGCCTCACGTTGGATTGGATTGGCTGGGTGCCAGTTTTTCGGGTGCGGCCGACCGCATGGCGTGCGCACGCGcgtcgaaaccctagccgccaggggCGGAGACAGGGGGTTGCGAGCAGGGGCTAGACACCCCCCAACCGATCGCACCCCCCAACAACTTTAAGCGAGCAGTATGGTACTATCTACGTACGCACTGTTGCTGTGCTAATGGCCGGGagtaataattaacttaattagcccAAGATTGATCAACAACGCACATAACTAAAAGCCCAGCACATGTGACATCGTGGCTTTGCCTTGTGCTGTTTGTTTTGCCCTGCCATCAATCAGAATCATCAGATCGGCATCCGATCAGATCGACCGTGTATCTGCGTCTCGCTGCTATATGGGAGTCTAAGTCAAGTGCGCTTCCCGTGGCCACTTGCCGCCgttcgcctcgccgccgtccacaatCACATACGAGCACACGGAGGGACGCCAAGAGATTGGAGACCTGCTGTGAGCATCTATGTATTCCAATCTGTCCACTTAGTAGTCCTGCAACGGCGGCCTCTTTTTGCCGCCGGCGGCGTTCCGCACGCAGATGGCGCCGTTAAGCGAACTCCCTGGCTATCGTTTCTTAAGGTATATACATACAGCTAATCTACTCTTTGATGCACCAATTTTAAATAACCTAATTCATAAGAATAGTTAATTACTACATTTATTGAGATGAGATATAGATCTAATTTATCTGTTCTTCCATTTAGCTATACAATATTATCTAGTTTAACCTTGAGAGGAATTAAGAACAATGCAGATTATACTCTCTCCACACTTATATGGGACTGAGGGAGTAACTTTTATAATCTTATAGATAAATGTGTGCATAGCTAAATTTAAACAATAAGTCTGAcaacatttatttatttatttttttgcaaatACACAACATTTATTGTTGCGACTTGTATAACTAAGACAAATTGTACATGTGATGTTATTCAAAAACGTATGTTCGTGAGTGTGAGACTTGATCCTTGCTTCTTCGCCACCCCTATATCCAAATCCTTGCTCCGCCCCTGCTAGCCGCCAACCCTTTTCGTGCCCACTCCGCCTCGTTCTCCTCCCCACTCGCTCTTATCCTCCCCCATGCTGCCGCCCCCTTCCCCCCTGCTCGCCTCTGCCGCCTCCTCTCCTTCCCGCACCTCCGGCCtacccccctcctccctcctcctccatcctctctCATTCGTCATCACGGCAGACCATCTCCCGTCACTTAGGCCCCATGCCGGCGGCCGGGTCGGGGTGGAGGCGCAGCAGGGGTTGGTGGAGCGGCGGATGTGGGCGGGCTCCCGTCGCTGCTCCATGACGGCGGCCAGTTCAATGGGTAGGGGTAGAAAGCCATGGAGAACTTGGGAGAGGAGGAAGGCGACGGTCCAGCCCGCGGCGTTGGGCAGAGAGAGATGGGGACGGCGGCGCTGGGAAAAGAGAGATGTCGGCGAAGGTGGCGGTGGCGCTGAGTAGAGAGAGCATGGCGTCGGCGGTagttgttctcctcctcctcctctccattctTCTCCCGGCGTTTCCAGAAGCCTCCTCGTCCAACGCACGCCCCGAGGTGAGCACGACGAATCCCAACCCAGTACTCTTCGAATCCGCGTCCATTCTCGGCCCCTGCTCGCGCGCCTCGCCGATTGCCCCGAGGTTCCGACGCCCCCGCCATGGATTTTCCCTCGCGCTGTTCTCCCTGGCTCGTGTCGGGGGTGCGATTCGTGTTCGTTCTGGGAGGGGCGG is a window of Triticum dicoccoides isolate Atlit2015 ecotype Zavitan chromosome 2B, WEW_v2.0, whole genome shotgun sequence DNA encoding:
- the LOC119368138 gene encoding subtilisin-like protease 1, with translation MEATRLSLLSLLPFLLLAIAAVATGGELSTFIVHVQAEENRVFVTADDRKAWYHSFLPDHGRLVHAYHHVASGFAARLTRRELEELSAMPGFLSATRARTYTTLTTHTPEFLGLNVEQGRRNYTSEFGAGVIVGLIDTGIFPDHPSFSDEGMAPPPAKWKGRCDFSGTSCNNKLIGARNFVASFNGPNGTSARVPPVDEFGHGTHTASTAAGAVVPGANVLGNAWGTAAGMAVRAHIAMYKVCYGKVVVGCEDADILAGIDAAVGDGCDVLSMSLGGPSVPFHLDPMAIGTFGAIEKGIFLGNGAYFLGESLYQPDAGFYPLVSAGASGKPFAELCGNGSLDGFDVRGKIVLCELTRNITVLNQGEVVESAGGVAMILASPFFRGYDKLAQANILPASSVDYLAGAAIKSYLSSTPNPVARMGFIGTLLGTSPAPSIVFFSSRGPSRQGTGVLKPDITGPGVNVLAAWPFQVGPPWAPVLPGPTFNIISGTSMSTPHLAGIAALIKSKHLDWSPAAIKSAMMTTADITDRSSIPILNEQHVTANLFATGAGHVNPMKAADPGLVYDITPEDYIGYLCGMYTSQQVSVAARRRIDCLTTVVISGRLLNYPSISVAFPASWNSTAPVVVGRKVKNVGEVPSVYYVAIDMPSSAVSVDVYPRELEFIEANQEMIFSVYVWPRQSGARVVQGALRWVSEKHTVRSPISVTFA